The sequence AAAAATCCCATTAAGAGGAGAAGTATGATTTGGTATTGTTGTTCGGGTCTCCCCCCTAAGAATATGATTATTTTTTTCATTGCTTTAATACGTTATTTTTATTTTTATGGTATCAGTTTTATTTAATCCAATAGAGAATCTACATTTTTATAAGGGGTATGAAATGCCTCTGATACGGCTTTATACACAACATGAGAATGGATAATATTAAGTCCTAATTTGAGTTCTTTTTGGTCTTTACATGCTTGTTTCCATCCTTTATTTGCTAAATTAACCGCATAAGGAATGGTAGCATTAGTAAGTGCAATGGTAGATGTATAAGGAACTGCTCCTGGCATATTAGCAACACAATAATGAATTACTCCACTTACTTCATAAATAGGGTTTTGATGGGTGGTAGGATAGGTAGTTTCAAAACATCCTCCTTGGTCAACAGCAACATCTACCATAACCGTTCCTTTTTTCATAAACGCAAGCATCTCTTTGGTAATAAGCTTGGGGGCTTTTGCTCCCGGTATAAGAACAGCTCCTATAATCAGATGATGATCTTTGATAAGTTCTCGGATGTTATATTCATTACTCATAAGGGTCTTTACATTTTTTGGCATTATATCATCTAAATAACGTAATCTTTCCAAACTTATATCAAGTATAGTAACATCTGCGTTAAAACCTGCTGCCATCTTTGCTGCTTCTGTTCCTACCACACCTCCTCCTATGATTAATACTTTTGCGGGTCGTACGCCGGGGACTCCTCCAAGTAAAATTCCCATTCCTCCCATTGGTTTTTCTAAATATTTTGCACCTTGTTGGATAGACATTCTCCCCGCTACTTCAGACATTGGTACGAGGAGCGGAAGTGATTTGTCTTCTTTTTCGACTGTTTCGTAGGATAAACATACTGCTCCATTATCTATCATAGCTTTAGTAAGTTTTTGATTGGATGCAAAATGAAAATATGTAAATAACAGATGGTTTTTTTTTACTAATGTATATTCTTCTTCAATGGGTTCTTTTACTTTTATAATCATTTCAGATTTTTCATATACGGAATCTATAGTAGGTAATACAGATGCTCCTCCTATCCGATAATCTTCATCACTATAACCACTTCCCGAACCTGCTGACTCTTGAACGTACACATCATGTCCTCTTTTTATTAATTCTGCAACACCACTCGGAATAGCGCCTACTCTATTCTCATTGTTTTTTATTTCTTTTGGTATTCCTATAATCATTGTATTATTTGTTTTTTATTGTTAAATAGTGTCTGCAACAAACTTTTTAGTTTTTATTCAATTTTTCGAAGTGTTTTTTTTGCTCCCTTCAAATAAAAAATCTTTTTTCTTCTTACTATGAAATACCAAACCCTTGTTGGTTTGTCTTTATTTTCATAATTATTTGTTTTGCTTATTTTATTGCTAAAATAAGCATTTTTTATTTATTTATGTATAATAAGCCATACAATGATTCTTTTTGATAGAAATAAATAGTTTTTTTTATGTAGTTTCACAACAGTATCGTTTTGTGCTATATTTGTTTTGCTGAAATATTTAGGTTATGAATATATTAACATTACCTCTTTTTCTATTAGTTGATGACTTTTACTGAATATGGTATTGGTAATATCATCAAAATATATACTACAGCTTTTACAATAGTAAGTTTAGCAATGGGCTTCTATTTACCATTTCCTTTTTTACGACAATTGCTTCCTCAACAGTGGGGACATATAACTTTATCTTTTCCTCAATGCAATTTACGTAAACAATCCCGGCATTCTGAAGTATTTATCATTTTTACAAGTTTAATTTTAAAAAAAATTGAACATATATCAAAAATGACTAAAATAAATATTATGTTATTATTTTACCATTCTAAACGCTCTTAAGAGCGAAAAAAATATGAACACATATCAAAAATAACCAAAATAATATTATGTTATTATTTTATTTTTTTACCAATCTAGAATCTACTAAGATAGTTATTTTTTATAGTATACTCTATTTATTTTGTTCTTGTGCAAGCCAGTCATCTCTCACCGGAGGAAAAAAAGACACCATTCCACCGACTCTTATTGCTTCCATTCCCAAAAACAACTCTACAAATTTCAAAAACAAAAAAATTATACTTACCTTTAGTGAAAGTATTCAAGAAAAAAACCTAAAAAATAATCTTATCATAACCCCAAACTATGATAATACTTTTCAACAAACCATATCAAATAAAACTCTCATACTTTCATTTCGTAAAAACTGGAAAGACAGCACTACCTATACCTTAAATTTTAATAATACTATTGCTGATACGAGAGAAAAAAATGAAGCAAAAAACCTAACTCTTTCTTTTTCCACAGGAAATACTATTGATACTCTTTCTATAAACGGAGTAGTAACGGATTTAATGAACAATAAATCTATAAATAATGCCACCGTCTCTCTTTTTTACTCCAAAGACACCTGTAATATCCTAAACTGCAAGCCCCTTTACCTTGCTTATACGAATGAAAAAGGTTTCTTTCGTATTACAAATATAAAAAAAGGATATTACATTCTATTTGCTTTTGAAGATAAAAATAAAAACTCAAAAGCCGAACCCGATACCGAACCATCCGGTTTTATAAAAGATACATTACAAATAGAACAAAATACTGACTCATTAAAAATAAAACTATCCACCATAGATATACGTCCAATAAAAAAAATATTCAGCAAAGCCAACGGAACATATTTTGATGTAAAATACAATAAACCACTTGTAAAATGCAAAGTAATTATTGCAAAACAAGATTCTCTCAAGCAACCTAAATACAGATATGCCTTTGTAGAGAATAAAACAACTGTAAGATTTTATAACAGAACCAAAAAATTTGATAGTGCTAAAATTATCTTACAGGTATTTGATACTACTTTTTGCACAAAAATAGATACTTTTTTTCTAAAATTTCAACCCTCCAAAAAGCAAAAAACACCATTTTATTACTCTCTCAATCCTAACAATAAAACCGAAGAACTTCAAAAAATATTTATTACTTTTTCAAAACCACTCCTTCTTTTTAATTGGAACAAAGTTTTTATCACTTACGATAGCGTCCCATATAAACAACCATTAGACACATCTCACGTTATATGGAACGAAAATAAAAACATAGTTTCTTTTATGCTCAAACTCAATAAAAATTTCATACGGTATAAAACGGACTCTCTCAAAAAAGAATTTTCAAAAATAGAAAAGGATACCGCTTCCCCATACTATACCACAATAAAAAAAAAAATAAATACCTTTTCAAAAATAAAAGAAAATTCTTTTTACATCTCTTTCCAAAAACAATGTATTATTTCTATAGATTTAGATACTCCAAAAACCCAATCTTTCCTTTATTCTTTTTATGAAACAGAAAACTATGGTATTATTTCAGGAAAAATAAACACTTCTCAAAAAAAATATATTTTACAACTTATAAATAAAGATTACAAAGTAATACAAGAGATCCCTCATACAAAAGATTTTACATTCTCTCTTATTCCACCCGGTGATTATTCATTTCGTATATTAATAGATAGTAATGAAAATGGAATATGGGAAAATGCGAATATAATAGAAAAAAGACAGCACGAACCTGTCTTTTTTTATGATACATTTATAAATATACGAGCTAATTGGACCATTGATAATATAAATATAACTTTCTAAATAATGCATAAGTTATTGTATTTCAAATTGTTATATTATTGTTCAAAATTATTTTATAATGTTAATAAAATAAATAATATCTATTTTTATCCACATTTTTTTGTTTTTATGTGTATAAAGTACTACTTTATGTGTATTATTATAAATAACTGATAATCAATTACTTATGATTTTTTAATAATTATTTTGTTTTATGAAACTACCATAAAGAGTTATGTTACAAAATACTACAATAATATATTAACATATTAACATATATAATAATAACAACAATTCATATATATACTATATAATTATAAATACTACTCACCTATAAATGTGAATAAAAAATGAAAAAAAAAATATTAGTATTATTGATACTATTGTTATCATTCAAAAATATATACCCACAAGATTATAAAAAAATACAATTAGCAGAGGAATATCACAAAAAAGACGATTTTAAAAAAGCAATAGATATTTATAAAGAACTCGCTATAAATGACAAAAATATTCCATTTATTCATGAAAATTATATGGATATAATGATACAAAAAGCACTTTATAAAGATGCCATTCAGTATATTCAAAAACAGATAAAAAAAAATCCCATTTTATATAACTATAGAGTAGAAGAAATTACTATATATATAAAACAAGAGAACGATAACAAAGCAAATATCAAATTTGAAGAACTTATAGAAAAAGTGAAAAATGATGAGAATACAGTAAAAACAGTCGGAAAATATTTAATAAACAAAGGATTGAGAGAATATGCCGAAAAATTGTATCTCACTGCAAGAGAAGCAAGTAAAAAAAAAGATTCCTATTCTTTGGAACTAGCAAATATATGGAGCATACTAAAAAAAATAGAACCCATGCTTAACGAATACATATTTTTTTTAGAACAATACCCCGAACAAATAGAATATGTAGAAAATAATTTACAAAATATGCTTACCGAAGAAGAACACAGACAACAATTTCAAATGCTTTTGTTAGAAAGAATACAAAAAAATCCACAAATAAAAGTGTTTTCAGAACTACTTATATGGCTTTATATTCAAGAAAAAAAATACGAAGACGCTTTTATTCAAGTAAAATCATTAGACAGGAGAGAAAAAAACGGAGGAACTCGTGCTTTTCATATAGCACAAATAACATTTGAAAATAAAAAATATCAAGAAACTATTCACATAGCAGAATGGATATGTAATAATTTTAAAAATGGAGTACACTCTATACCCGCAAAACATCTTATTATAAAAAGCAAAGAACTTTTAGTAAAAGAAAAATACCCCATTTCAAAAGATAGTATTACAATGGTTATACAAGAATATGATTCTTTGTTAAAAGAAGTGAAAAATATTGCATTGACTCATGAAATAAAAAGAGAAAAAGCATTACTCTACGCTTTTTACTTAGATGAATTGTTAACAGCAAAAAAAATAATAGAAGATATCATCCAAAATGGAAATAGAGACAAAAAAAATTACGCATACTGTAAAATGGATTTAGGGGATATATTCATATTATTGAACGAACCATGGGAAGCATCGCTTTTATATTCACAGGTAGAAAAAGAAAATAAAGAAACACCCATAGGATACGAAGCAAAACTCAAAAATGCAAAACTCCACTATTACCAAGGGAATTTTGAATTAGCAGAAGCACACCTCAATATATTAAAAGCAGCTACAAGCAGAGAAATATCAAATGATGCTCTTTTTTTAGCATCTATGATACATAATAATACTGTTTCAGATACATCTGAAAAACCAGTAAAAAAATTTGCAGAGATAGAACTTTTATTATTTCAAAATAAAAAAAAACAAGCAAAAGAAAAATTAGAATTATTGCTCAAAGAATACCCATATCATGAAATAAGAGATGAAGTATGGTTTCAACTCGCTAAGATAGAAATAGAATTTCAAAATTATATGAAAGCCATAGAATATTATGACCTTATAATAGAAAATTTTGCGGATGATATTTTATCTGACGATGCACTTTTTTTGAAATCAAAAATATTAGAAGAATACATACAAGACCAAGAGAATGCTAAAAAATATTATACAGAATTAATACACAAATATCCAGGAAGTATGTATGTAACGGAGGCAAGGAAACGTTATAGAATACTACGAGGTGATATACAAAAATAAAAATGGATTACTTAGAAGAATTAAATGAAAAGCAGAGAGAAGGGGTTTTAGAAACAGAAGGACCTACTATAATAATAGCAGGAGCAGGTTCAGGAAAAACAAAAGTATTAACAACTCGTATAGCATATCTTATTAAAGAAAAGGGAGTAGATGCTTTTTCTATAATGGCACTTACATTTACCAATAAAGCAGCAAAAGAAATGAAAAAACGCATAGAAACTATATGTGGAACAGAAGCATATAATATATGGATGGGAACTTTTCATTCACTTTTTGCAAAAATTTTGAGAATAGAATCTGAAAAAATTGGATACCCCCGTAATTTTACCATTTACGATACCGAAGATTCAAAAACACTCATCAAAAATATACTGAAAGAACAAAATTTAGATGATAAGGTCTATAAACCCAATAGTGTATATTCCCGTATTTCACATTCTAAAAATAATCTCATAGATTGGAAAACATATCAAAACGACGCATACTCCACTGAAAACGATGCAAAATTTGGAAAACCGATGATGGGAAAACTCTACCAAATGTATTGCGAAAGATGTTTTAAAGCACAGGCAATGGACTTTGATGACTTGCTTTTCAATACCTATATTTTATTCAGAGATTATCCAAACACATTAGAAAAATACCAAAATAAATTTAAATACGTATTGGTAGATGAATTTCAAGATACAAATATGTGCCAATACCTCATAATAAGATTATTAGTAGATATATATAAAAATATATGCGTAGTAGGAGATGACGCACAGAGTATATATTCTTTTAGAGGAGCTACTATTGAAAATATTTTAAACTTCAATAAAGATTTTCCCAACACAAAAATTATAAAATTAGAACAAAATTATAGATCTACTCAAAACATAGTAAATATAGCCAACTCTATTATAAAGAAAAATATACACCAAATACACAAAGAAGTATGGACAGAAAATGAACGCGGAGCATCCATAGAACTTATAAAAGCAATGACAGAAACAGAAGAAGGAAGGTTAATAGCCAGTAGTGTTTTTGAAACTAAAATGAATAATCAATATCAAAATAAAGAAATTGCTATATTGTACAGAACACATTCTCAATCCCGTGTAATAGAAGAATCTCTCCGAAAAATAAATATAAAATATAAAGTGATAGGGGGTATATCTTTTTACCAACGAAAAGAAATCAAAGATTTATTAGCATATTTTAGATTTACCTTGAATACAAATGATGAACAGGCAATGCGAAGGATTATTAACTTCCCAAAGAGAGGGATAGGGGATACTACCATAGATAAAATAATAGTATCCGCAGACGAACAAGGGCTGAATATATGGAATGTAATGGAAGAAAATATTCACAATGTATTGAGTAAAAGAAATGCAGAAACTATAAGCCATTTTGTAACCCTTATAAAAACATTTCAAATAAAAGAAAAAGAATTAGATGCATATGAACTCGCTCATTATATAGCAAAACATTCCGGTATTTTTAGAGAATTGTATGATGATAAGACCCCCGAAGGTATTGCAAGAGCAGAAAATATACAAGAATTACTCAACGGTATAAAAGAATTTGTAGAAAATAATGAAAGTATAGATAAAAGCCTCTCCTCTTTTTTACAAGAAATATCTTTATTAACTGACACCGATATGAAAAACGAAAAAAACGATGATTATGTATCCCTTATGACCGTTCACAGTGCAAAAGGTTTAGAGTTTAAAGCAGTGTATGTGGTAGGCTTAGAAGAGGAACTCTTTCCATCGGCTCTTTCTATGGGGAAAAAAGAAGAAATAGAAGAAGAAAGAAGATTATTTTATGTAGCACTTACACGAGCAGAAAAATATCTGTATTTAAGCTACGCACAAAGTAGATTCTCATTTGGCTATTCAAAACATTCCGAACCCAGTAGATTCTTAAAAGAAATAGACCAACAATACATAAAAATGTATAAACCACAGTATAGTAATAGAACAGAAAATAATATAATAACAGTAGCATCCAGCGTTCAAAATTTTGAAAGAAATAACTTTAATACTCATAATAATAGTAGTATTCTCAATAAAATAAACAATGCTCCATCAAAAAATTTTGTTCATAGTGATACATCTAAACTAGAATTGGGTATGAGAGTAGAACATCAAAAATTTGGAATGGGGAAAGTAATAAAAATAGAATCTATAGGGGTAGAGAAAAAAACCACCATTTTATTTGAACAATATGGAGAAAAAACACTTATTTTACAATTTGCTAAATTAAAAATATTATAACAAAATGTGTTTTTTTATAAAAAATAATGATAAATAATAAACCGTATATTGAAACAATTATTGAAATCAGCCATTCTTATTTACAAAAAACATTTTCAAATAAAGAATATTTTGATGAATGTATTGAAAAAGTAAGTTTTCTAAAAGAATATACAAACACAAAAGAAATTATTGATAGTTTTATAAAAATTTATATTGACCTTGTGAAGCAAGATTATCAAAATCAATATAAAAAAATCAACAAAAAACTTGTTGATTTTCTTGAAGCGAAAGACGATGGTATAAAAATTATTTGGGGAAATTGTCTTGAAGCAATGCGTGGTATGAAATCAGAATCAATACATGTAATGGTTACATCTCCCCCATATTATAATGCTCGTGAATACTCTCAATGGAAAAACTTAAATAATTATTTAGATGATATGCGGTTAATTATAAGAGAAGCGTATAGAGTATTAGATAACCATCGTGTTTTTGTTTTTAATGTTGGTGATATTTTTGATAACGATAATATTGCAACTACTTCCACTTGGGGAAAACGTCGTATTCCGCTTGGGGCTTACTTTACAAAAATATTTGAAGAAGAGGGCTTTACATTTGTTGATGATTTTATTTGGGACAAAGGCGAAGTGCAAAGTGAACGACACAAGAACGGAAACAAGCCGTATCCTTTTTATCAATACCCGATGAATTGTTATGAGCATATTTTTATTTTTCATAAACACAGAAACGATGCAACACGATATCCTTGTCCTGTTTGTGGATGTTTAAAAGTAAATGGAAATGCGTATTCTGAAATTGGAATAAAAAGTTGGGAATGTAAAAATTTAGAATGCTTTGAACGAAGTGAGGCAAATCGAGGAAAAAGATTTTCGCTTAAAACAATTACGACACAAGGAAGACAAGAAGAAAAATTTGCTATTGAAAAAGAATATATAAAAAAATGGCGTAGGGATATAATAAAAATAAATCCCGTTATAAAAATAAATTCAAAAGGTGAAAATACTCTTGGGCATACCGCACCATTTCCCGCTGAAATTCCCGAATTTGCTGTCCAAATGTATTCTTATCCAAACGAATATGTTTTAGACCCTTTTGGTGGTAGTTTTACATCTGTAATAACAGCAAAACAATTCGGAAGAATTGGAGTGGGAATAGAATTAAATAAAGAAATGTTTAAAAAAAGTAGTATGCAAAATTTAAAAAAACACTTACAAACCGAATTATTTGATAAAAAAAATATACAAATTTCAGAAATAGATTTATTATGAATGAGTTAGACGACAAGAAAAAACAAGTCATTGGACTTTACGGCGAAATGCGTTTGTCAATGGAATTGCACGAACTTGGTTGGCAAGTTCATAGAGCTTATATTGACGAAGGTATTGATTTTACAATTACTAAATACTATTGCCCAAACTGTAAAAAATACAGTAATCAATATGTTCGCTACACTATGCGCAATGAAAAAAATGTTAAATGCGTTACTAATCTTTGTGAGCATTGTAAAGAAACGGAGTTGGAAGTCATTTCGCGGTATTTACAAGTAAAAACTTCGGAGGGTATTAAAACCGAAAAAGACGATGTCCGAAAATTTAGTTTCCACCCTAAAATTAGGTATGATATGGGTAAAGAAGTGTTTTATGTTTGGATTGCAATTTTTAATGATACAAAAGAAAAAAAGTGTCATTTTTATATTCTCAACACAAAAGATGTTAAAAAATTTGACAACATAAATTTAGACACATACCAAATTACAGATAATCAAAAAACCGAATTGCCGATTAGAACCGATGGGGTTGTATTAAAAAAAGGTACTGCAAGCACAGGATACGACTATTCTGTTTTTAATACAAGGTTCTACAATGATTTCGGAGCGTTGGAAATTGAAATAAAATAATAATTTTAATTACCAGATAAACAAATATTACACACATACACATAAAATACAATGAGATATTTACCAATAGGAAACGAATTATTTATTAAAAACAGAGAGAGGTTAGTTCAAAAACTAAAACAGAATAGTGTTGTTATTATACATTCTAATGATATTTTACCAACAAATGCAGATGGAATAATACCATTGAAACAAAATGCAAATTTATTTTATTTAACGGGGATAGAACAAGAGGAAACTATTCTTCTACTTGCTCCAAATTTTCCCGACCCAGAATGCAGAGAAATTGTTTTTATATTAGAGTCTGACGAAGAAAAAGAAAGATGGGAAGGTCATAAATATACTCAAGAAGAAATTACTATTATTTCGGGTATTCGTAATGTTAAATTTGTAAAAGAATTTGATAGTACATTACTAAAAATATTAGCAGAAACTGAAAACATTTATTTAGAATCAAATGAGCATATAAGGTCTATTAATAAAACAGAAACGAGAAATGATAGATTCATTAAATCTTGCAAAGAACAATATCCTCTTTATGAATACGAAAGATTATTTCCTCTTATGCGAGATTTAAGAATGATTAAACAACCACGTGAAATAGAACTCATTCAAGAAGCATGCAATATTACCGAATTAGGGTATAGAAATATATTAAAAACCATCAAAAAAGGAGTGAAAGAATATGAAATAGAAGCAGATTTTATTTCCACATTTATAAGAAATAGATCCAGAGGATTTGCTTATATACCAATCATTGCGGGCGGAAAAAACAGTTGTATATTACACTATACCCAAAACAATAATAGTATTCAAGACGGAGAGGTTTTATTGATAGATGTAGCAGCGGAATATGCAGGGTATAACTCAGATATAACCCGCACTATTCCTGTGAGTGGAAAATTTACAAAAAGACAAAAAGATGTTTATAATGCTGTTTTACGGGTAAAAAATGAAGCAACAAAAATACTTTCACCGGGTATTACTATTATAGAATATCAAAAAGAAGTTGCTCGTATAATGGAAAAAGAACTATTAGATTTGAAACTTATATCTAAAACGGATATACAAAAACAAGACTCCTATAACCCTGCATATAAAAAATACTATATGCATAACCCATCGCATCATTTAGGAATAGATATTCATGATGTATCTACTTTTTATAAAAAAATAGAAGATAATATGGTTTTTACGGTAGAACCGGGAATATATATATCAGAAGAAAATTTAGGTATACGTTTAGAAGACAATATACTGATAACAAAAAAAGAAAATAAAAACCTTTCGAAAAATATTCCAATAGAAATAGAAGAGATAGAATATCTTATGAACACAAAGTAATGTTTCACGTGAAACATTACTTATAAGATTCTTTGTATTTCTCCTTCTTGAATATAAATAGTATATATGAAAATGTTTTTATAACCAAAGTTTTGGAGTATTTTTGGAATGTATTGATATGAATTATGGTGATGAGGGATATTTGTTTTTTTGTTTATTGTGTATTCTATAAGTATAGCATCTTCTTTTTTTGTTAATAAAGTGTCAAGTTTTTTGTAAGTAGAATTATACGGATTTAAAAATTCTATATTTGTTTTTATGTTCCATTCCCCAGAAAACCAGTTTTGTGTCATTTCTTTTTCAAAAAGAGCGTTTATGTGATTAGATATTTCTGCTTTTTCTGCTTGTGATATGTTTTCTTTTAAAGATAATTTTTGAATATGGAAATCAATTTCTTTTTTATTTTTAATTTTTTTTAAAAGGGTAGAGTATAAAAAAAACATTTTTGTTTGAGAAAGAATATTTGTTTTTTCTTCTAAAAAACGAGTTTGTTTTTTGAGCAATAATTTATTTTTCCATTCATGTGAAATATAATGCTGTAATAAAATAGATTTTGTGCTGCTTTTTAATTCAGTGTTTTTTATGTATGATAGGTTTCCATAAGAAAAAGAATGTATAAAGTTTTCTTTTTTTAATTGAATATTATCTAAAACTGTATTTTTCGATGAAAAAAAAACAGAATAGAGTAAATCAGCAGATGTTTTTATTTCTGTATACATATTTTCTTTTTGAGAGTTTATATTTCCAAGAATAAAAAGATTTTGTTTTGCCCGGGTAAATGCTACATATAAAATATTTATATTATCTAAGTAGTTGTTTTTTAATTCTTCTTCGTATTGGGTATCCATGAAGGTTTGTTGAAGAGAAGCATTATATAGAACAGGAACAAAACTTGGTTTAGGAACATTTGTTTTTTCTTCATTTGAACACCAAATAATCTGATTATACTTATCGGTGTCTAATTTCCAGTGACAGAACGGGATTATAACGGAAGAAAACTCTAATCCCTTTGATTTATGAATGGTCATTATTTTAATAGCATTTTGTTCTTCTGATATACGGACAACGTGCTTGTTTTTTGTTTCTTCCCACCATTCTAAAAAAGATCCTATTTCTCCCCCCTTTTTTTTATGAAACTCTAAAACGGCATCTTGAAAGGATAAAATATAGGGATATTCTGCATTGATGGTGTCTAAATGAAATATTTTTATAAGGGTTTCTGTAAGATTAATGAGTGGTATAAAAGAAAGTGCTTTTAAGTTTTCTGTGTATTCTAATGGAATAGTATGTGAGTAATCTTGTGTAAATATATCAGATGCTTTTTTGGTTTGAGAATATTGAAGGGTAAAATAAAAAGAAATGAACTCGTTTTTTGAAAGAATATCTTTTGGATTATAAATATATTTGAGAGCAGATATAAGTAGCATAACGGATAAAGAATTACTTACCTGTAAGGATTCGGGAGAAATAAAGTCGTATACATAAGTGCCTTCGTTATGAGATTGTTTTAATAAAAGGGCATCACTTATTATTTTTGCTTCACTGGATTTTCTTACGAGTATACAAATATCTTTTAATGTTCCTCCACTTTCTTGAATTTTTTCAATAATAGCAATGGTTTCTGATATAATATGTTCTTCTGAATCTGTATCGTTGGAGTTTTTTTTTTGTTTTTCTACGAGACAAATTTCTACAACACCTGCGGTGCTTTGGGTTGATTTTTGATTTACATCTTTGTAGATATCGGATAGTTCTGCTCTATTTTTCTCATGAAGAATATTTATATGTTTCATTACATTTTCAAAAAAACAATTATTGAAATTAACAATGATAGGGGAACTCCGGTAGTTAAATGGTAGTATTTTGGTTTGTGTGTTGTAAAAATCTTGATGAATTTTTTTTTGGAGAAGGTTTATTTCACTTCCTCGCCACCTATAAATAGCTTGTTTAGTGTCACCTACTATTAAATTTTCAAAACCTTGACTTATACTATTGGTGAGGAGTGGTTTAAAATTATTCCATTGGAAAGCAGAAGTATCTTGAAATTCATCTATAAGAAAATGAGAATAAGCATTTCCTGTTTTTTCATAGATATAATGTGCATCGTTTTCTTCAATAATTTTTTTTAGAAAATCAGAAGTATCAGAAATAAGCATAAGGTTCTCCTGACTTACATAATCACGAACTTCTTGAATGAGATACTGGGTAATTCCTAATGTGTATATGTTTCTCATTATGATTTTTGCGGTAAAATAATGCTTACCTTCCCTGTCAACAAAATCAATAATTGCAGTGTAATTATTCATAAGCCCATCATCCATGGCTTCTTCTATTTTTTGCTTTATAAATAATTCCTTATTTTTAGTAATAAAAGATTCTCTCTTGTTTATTGCATCTCTTCTGCTCTGAGTAATGGTGTAATCTTTGCTTTCGAAGAGCAAAAAAAGACCAATGGGTCCTCGTTTTCCGTTATTAAAATCATCTATTGTTAATCCTTTTTTATGTATTATGGAAAGAGAATCTGCTACTATTTTTTCTATG comes from Chitinophagaceae bacterium and encodes:
- a CDS encoding 3'-5' exonuclease; protein product: MDYLEELNEKQREGVLETEGPTIIIAGAGSGKTKVLTTRIAYLIKEKGVDAFSIMALTFTNKAAKEMKKRIETICGTEAYNIWMGTFHSLFAKILRIESEKIGYPRNFTIYDTEDSKTLIKNILKEQNLDDKVYKPNSVYSRISHSKNNLIDWKTYQNDAYSTENDAKFGKPMMGKLYQMYCERCFKAQAMDFDDLLFNTYILFRDYPNTLEKYQNKFKYVLVDEFQDTNMCQYLIIRLLVDIYKNICVVGDDAQSIYSFRGATIENILNFNKDFPNTKIIKLEQNYRSTQNIVNIANSIIKKNIHQIHKEVWTENERGASIELIKAMTETEEGRLIASSVFETKMNNQYQNKEIAILYRTHSQSRVIEESLRKINIKYKVIGGISFYQRKEIKDLLAYFRFTLNTNDEQAMRRIINFPKRGIGDTTIDKIIVSADEQGLNIWNVMEENIHNVLSKRNAETISHFVTLIKTFQIKEKELDAYELAHYIAKHSGIFRELYDDKTPEGIARAENIQELLNGIKEFVENNESIDKSLSSFLQEISLLTDTDMKNEKNDDYVSLMTVHSAKGLEFKAVYVVGLEEELFPSALSMGKKEEIEEERRLFYVALTRAEKYLYLSYAQSRFSFGYSKHSEPSRFLKEIDQQYIKMYKPQYSNRTENNIITVASSVQNFERNNFNTHNNSSILNKINNAPSKNFVHSDTSKLELGMRVEHQKFGMGKVIKIESIGVEKKTTILFEQYGEKTLILQFAKLKIL
- a CDS encoding DNA methyltransferase, with the protein product MINNKPYIETIIEISHSYLQKTFSNKEYFDECIEKVSFLKEYTNTKEIIDSFIKIYIDLVKQDYQNQYKKINKKLVDFLEAKDDGIKIIWGNCLEAMRGMKSESIHVMVTSPPYYNAREYSQWKNLNNYLDDMRLIIREAYRVLDNHRVFVFNVGDIFDNDNIATTSTWGKRRIPLGAYFTKIFEEEGFTFVDDFIWDKGEVQSERHKNGNKPYPFYQYPMNCYEHIFIFHKHRNDATRYPCPVCGCLKVNGNAYSEIGIKSWECKNLECFERSEANRGKRFSLKTITTQGRQEEKFAIEKEYIKKWRRDIIKINPVIKINSKGENTLGHTAPFPAEIPEFAVQMYSYPNEYVLDPFGGSFTSVITAKQFGRIGVGIELNKEMFKKSSMQNLKKHLQTELFDKKNIQISEIDLL
- a CDS encoding aminopeptidase P family protein codes for the protein MRYLPIGNELFIKNRERLVQKLKQNSVVIIHSNDILPTNADGIIPLKQNANLFYLTGIEQEETILLLAPNFPDPECREIVFILESDEEKERWEGHKYTQEEITIISGIRNVKFVKEFDSTLLKILAETENIYLESNEHIRSINKTETRNDRFIKSCKEQYPLYEYERLFPLMRDLRMIKQPREIELIQEACNITELGYRNILKTIKKGVKEYEIEADFISTFIRNRSRGFAYIPIIAGGKNSCILHYTQNNNSIQDGEVLLIDVAAEYAGYNSDITRTIPVSGKFTKRQKDVYNAVLRVKNEATKILSPGITIIEYQKEVARIMEKELLDLKLISKTDIQKQDSYNPAYKKYYMHNPSHHLGIDIHDVSTFYKKIEDNMVFTVEPGIYISEENLGIRLEDNILITKKENKNLSKNIPIEIEEIEYLMNTK